A single genomic interval of Noviherbaspirillum saxi harbors:
- a CDS encoding efflux RND transporter periplasmic adaptor subunit: MDQRAEPSVYHTAVKPSRRKSIIGSIIALVCLALLGWLAWHLTHPADSNGATGAGGPGGRRGPPATTVGVATVERADIPVVVEALGTVTASAVATVRPQVSGVLKEVLFTEGQTVRAGQHLATIDPRQFEMALLQASGQRQRDEAQLQNAKLLLERYKTLLEQDSIARQEVDTQAALVKQLEGTIAVDRAVEGVAKLNLGYTKIIAPIGGRVGLRAVDVGNLVSANDTNGIADITQVSPIDVEFSLPQDLVPELRSRLGDPGGLTVTVLDRNRQTVLDTGKFLALDNQVDTQTGTIRAKGRFENAKSMLFPSQFVNARLLLRTIQGAAVVPVSAVRHGSNGDFVYVLNAKERTVSLRTVKRGQAMADKMEIVSGLQPGEQVITEGADRLKDGAKVTLPTDRPRGAGGNRGPGERSGNGEGAAPAVQSPASPGSTQAAATEGGQARQPGERRRRNAEAPAQ, translated from the coding sequence ATGGATCAAAGAGCCGAACCCTCCGTCTATCACACGGCCGTCAAGCCCAGCCGGCGGAAATCGATCATCGGCAGCATCATCGCCCTGGTGTGTCTTGCGCTTCTCGGCTGGCTCGCATGGCATCTGACCCATCCGGCCGATTCCAATGGCGCGACTGGCGCTGGCGGCCCCGGCGGACGGCGCGGTCCGCCGGCGACCACTGTTGGCGTAGCAACGGTAGAGCGGGCCGATATCCCCGTTGTGGTGGAGGCATTGGGTACGGTGACCGCATCGGCGGTCGCTACCGTGCGCCCGCAAGTGTCAGGCGTGCTCAAGGAAGTATTGTTTACCGAGGGTCAAACGGTGCGCGCCGGTCAGCATCTGGCCACTATCGATCCGCGGCAGTTTGAAATGGCTTTATTACAGGCGAGCGGCCAGCGCCAGCGCGACGAAGCGCAGTTGCAGAACGCAAAGCTGCTGCTTGAACGCTACAAGACCTTGCTGGAGCAGGACTCGATCGCACGCCAGGAAGTCGACACGCAGGCCGCGCTGGTCAAGCAGCTCGAAGGCACCATCGCCGTCGATCGTGCAGTCGAAGGCGTCGCCAAGCTCAATCTCGGCTATACCAAAATCATCGCACCGATCGGCGGCCGGGTTGGCCTGCGGGCGGTCGATGTCGGAAATCTGGTCAGCGCCAATGATACGAACGGCATAGCCGACATTACCCAGGTCTCGCCGATCGATGTGGAATTCTCTCTGCCTCAGGATCTGGTGCCGGAGCTTCGTTCCCGCCTCGGCGACCCGGGCGGGTTGACGGTCACGGTGCTGGACCGCAATCGCCAGACCGTGCTCGATACAGGAAAATTTCTTGCGCTTGATAATCAGGTCGATACGCAAACCGGAACAATACGGGCCAAGGGCCGTTTCGAGAATGCCAAGTCGATGCTGTTTCCGAGTCAGTTCGTCAATGCGCGGCTCTTGCTGCGCACGATACAGGGCGCGGCGGTCGTGCCTGTATCGGCGGTACGCCATGGAAGCAATGGCGATTTTGTCTATGTGCTCAATGCCAAGGAACGCACGGTGTCGCTACGTACCGTCAAGCGCGGACAAGCCATGGCCGACAAGATGGAAATCGTGTCCGGCCTGCAGCCCGGCGAGCAGGTGATCACCGAAGGCGCGGACCGGCTCAAGGATGGCGCCAAGGTAACGCTGCCGACCGACCGGCCGCGCGGTGCTGGCGGCAATCGTGGCCCGGGTGAGCGTAGCGGCAACGGCGAAGGCGCGGCACCGGCGGTCCAGAGTCCAGCCAGCCCGGGCAGCACGCAGGCCGCTGCAACGGAAGGCGGCCAGGCGCGCCAGCCCGGCGAGCGCCGCCGCCGCAATGCCGAGGCGCCCGCCCAATGA
- the eutC gene encoding ethanolamine ammonia-lyase subunit EutC: MKKQTGLLVQQDPWQQLRSLTNARIALGRAGASTPCAELLRFSLAHAQARDAVHCLLDCDALQQELALANFRSLRVHSKADNRHTYLLRPDLGRRLDEDSASRLAQAPRATELAIVIADGLSATAVQRHAVPLLKMLRTKTSFEWNTTPVVLAQQGRVALGDEIGEMLGAKIVAVLIGERPGLSSPDSLGIYLTYEPRVGRMDSERNCISNVRPEGLSYEAAAYKLAFLIKHALQLQLSGVLLKEGSAMHEAMLPPADSF; the protein is encoded by the coding sequence ATGAAAAAGCAGACCGGATTGCTGGTGCAGCAAGATCCTTGGCAACAGTTGCGCTCCCTTACCAATGCCCGCATTGCGCTGGGACGAGCCGGTGCGAGCACGCCGTGCGCCGAACTGCTGCGCTTCAGCCTTGCCCATGCTCAGGCACGCGATGCCGTTCATTGCCTGCTGGATTGCGATGCCTTGCAGCAGGAATTGGCGCTTGCGAATTTTCGAAGTCTGAGAGTACACAGCAAGGCCGACAACCGCCATACCTATCTACTGCGTCCGGATCTCGGCCGCCGGCTGGATGAAGACAGCGCAAGCCGTCTGGCGCAGGCGCCGCGTGCGACGGAGTTGGCCATTGTGATCGCGGACGGTTTGTCAGCGACGGCGGTGCAGAGACATGCTGTCCCGCTGCTGAAAATGCTTAGAACGAAAACTTCATTCGAGTGGAATACGACGCCGGTAGTGCTTGCACAGCAGGGCAGGGTGGCGCTCGGAGATGAAATAGGCGAGATGCTGGGCGCAAAGATTGTCGCCGTCCTGATCGGCGAGCGTCCGGGACTGAGCTCGCCGGACAGCCTGGGAATCTACCTCACCTATGAGCCGCGTGTCGGACGCATGGATAGCGAACGCAATTGTATTTCGAACGTAAGACCGGAAGGCTTGTCGTATGAAGCCGCGGCGTACAAGCTTGCTTTTCTGATAAAGCACGCGCTGCAGTTGCAGTTGTCCGGTGTCCTGCTCAAGGAGGGCAGCGCGATGCATGAAGCGATGCTGCCACCGGCTGATTCTTTCTAA
- a CDS encoding ethanolamine ammonia-lyase subunit EutB yields the protein MGYRTSIGCTSYDFPDLATLLAKASPARSGDYLAGIAALTYEERVAARMALAEVPLSSFLEQPLIPYESDEITRLIIDTHDQQAFAPIAHLTVGDFRDWLLLDSTDSAALSACAPGITPEMAAAVSKLMRNQDLILAAKKCHVVTRFRNTIGLPGHLAVRLQPNHPTDDMRGIGASILDGLFYGAGDAVVGINPASDSLHTMIGLWRMMDELRQRFDIPMQSCVLTHVTTQIKGIEQGAPVDLVFQSIAGTEKANTGFGISLSLLKEANDAARSLQRGTLGDNVMYLETGQGSALSADAHHGIDQQTCEARAYAVARELRPLLTNTVVGFIGPEYLFDGKQIIRAGLEDHFCGKLLGVPMGCDICHTNHAEADQDDMDNLLTLLGAAGVNFIMGVPGADDIMLNYQSTSFHDALYLRSLLGLKRAPEFEQWLERMQLVDARGRLSPPAESNPLLQLART from the coding sequence ATGGGATACCGAACCAGCATCGGTTGTACAAGCTACGATTTTCCCGACCTTGCCACGCTGCTGGCAAAGGCGAGTCCGGCGCGATCCGGCGATTATCTCGCAGGCATCGCCGCACTGACGTACGAAGAGCGTGTCGCTGCGCGCATGGCGCTGGCCGAGGTGCCGCTAAGCAGTTTTCTCGAACAGCCTCTGATCCCCTACGAGAGCGACGAAATCACCCGGCTGATCATCGATACCCATGACCAACAAGCGTTCGCGCCGATCGCGCATCTGACGGTCGGGGATTTCCGCGACTGGCTGCTGCTCGACAGCACCGACAGCGCGGCGCTGTCTGCCTGCGCGCCCGGCATCACGCCGGAAATGGCGGCCGCCGTGAGCAAGCTGATGCGCAATCAGGACCTGATCCTGGCCGCGAAAAAATGCCATGTCGTCACACGCTTTCGCAATACCATCGGTTTGCCGGGACATCTGGCTGTGCGCCTGCAGCCGAATCATCCCACCGATGACATGCGCGGCATCGGCGCCAGCATCCTGGACGGTTTGTTCTATGGCGCGGGCGACGCGGTGGTCGGCATCAATCCCGCAAGCGATTCCTTGCATACCATGATCGGGCTCTGGCGCATGATGGACGAGTTGCGTCAGCGTTTCGATATCCCCATGCAGAGCTGCGTGCTGACGCATGTGACAACGCAGATCAAGGGGATCGAGCAGGGCGCACCGGTCGACCTGGTATTCCAGTCGATCGCCGGCACCGAGAAAGCCAACACCGGTTTCGGCATATCGCTGTCCCTGCTGAAAGAAGCCAACGATGCCGCCCGCTCGCTGCAGCGCGGCACGCTTGGCGATAACGTGATGTATCTGGAGACCGGGCAGGGCAGCGCCTTGTCCGCCGACGCGCATCACGGTATCGACCAGCAGACCTGCGAGGCGCGCGCCTATGCGGTCGCGCGCGAATTGCGACCGCTGTTGACGAATACGGTGGTCGGCTTCATCGGTCCTGAATACCTGTTCGACGGCAAGCAGATCATACGCGCCGGGCTTGAAGACCATTTTTGCGGCAAGCTGCTCGGCGTGCCGATGGGTTGCGACATCTGCCATACCAATCATGCCGAAGCCGATCAGGACGACATGGATAATCTGCTGACGCTTCTGGGCGCGGCAGGCGTCAATTTCATTATGGGCGTACCGGGAGCCGATGACATCATGCTGAATTACCAGAGCACTTCATTTCATGATGCCCTGTACCTGCGCAGCCTGCTCGGCCTGAAGCGGGCGCCGGAATTCGAACAGTGGCTTGAACGCATGCAACTCGTGGACGCCAGAGGAAGACTGTCGCCGCCTGCCGAATCAAATCCCTTGCTGCAGCTGGCCCGTACCTGA
- a CDS encoding PAS domain S-box protein, which translates to MDSLVALTADWYWECDSQCRFTRVDRLAADPARPDDMLAAAVGNPPWDLPGALHPDPEWENFRRRRAEQAAFRDAEWSWWLGQDDAIAVLASGEPIRDGDGRFAGYRGVMRNITVRRHESNALRRFRAAVDISGDPIFIIDRASMRIIDANETACRAIGCSREELNSYGPQDFLLSDRQTLEKDFDELIATGIGTATEKTVRDRDGNTCLFELQRRAIMLDDRWLIVTSARDITQRRMAEGAAVRLGQMYAAISGTNDAILHATTPEDLYQQVCEVAVRSGQIVSASVLLPDPSSEWARFAALAGIGHDSLRPLQISFDEDKVEGRGLVGTAYRSGESCVINDFPNDPRVKVKPWRMAAGKEGAAAGAAIPLRRDGESIGVLLLYSREKDAFDDDIVNLLERMAQNIVFTLENFDRDLKRRKAVDALRQSEERYRSILENMNDGYFEVDLKGNYTVVNDALCRQHNCTRDEALRLNYRNFMNVATAEYVYGLYHRIYRTRQPAELTEHAIQREDGNICIVQTSMQLIIGTDGRPAGFRGISRDVTARRLAEEAVRASEEKYRSILESIEEAYYEVDLTGALMLCNDAFCRMFGYSMSEIAGVNYRRYHSPQDAAHVFANFNEVFKSGIPKKGIDWRLLHRNGKEVMCEGSIHLIRDASGEPAGFRGMLRDVTDRRSIESALRASEERFRDLTKLSSDWYWEQDSRYRFTQINGDVFGKTGMVADDYLGKTLWELPFDNVSLDQWIEHQSLLAEGMPFHELVLCILGTDGAKRYLSISGLPVRDKDGHAAGYRGTGKDITERKTAEERIRHLASHDILTGLPNRMMFHQVLGYQIQLARRYQRKFALMFIDLDHFKAINDVHGHDAGDVVLKVTATRLVDCVRDSDFVARLAGDEFVVIIQEHRDMQHLRALAEKMVAALRASIVLGDVSYTVTASIGVSVFPDHGEDEDALLKRADVAMYAVKRGSKDSFQVSA; encoded by the coding sequence ATGGATAGCTTGGTTGCGCTCACTGCGGACTGGTATTGGGAATGCGACAGCCAATGCCGCTTTACCCGTGTCGACCGCCTGGCGGCAGATCCGGCTCGACCCGACGACATGCTGGCAGCTGCTGTCGGCAATCCGCCCTGGGATCTTCCGGGAGCCCTGCATCCGGATCCCGAATGGGAAAATTTTCGACGCAGACGAGCGGAACAGGCTGCATTCCGGGATGCCGAATGGTCCTGGTGGCTCGGCCAGGACGACGCGATCGCCGTGCTCGCAAGCGGCGAGCCGATTCGGGACGGCGATGGCCGCTTCGCCGGTTACCGGGGTGTCATGCGCAACATCACGGTGCGCCGGCACGAGTCCAATGCCTTGCGGCGCTTCCGCGCGGCAGTGGATATCTCGGGCGATCCGATTTTCATTATTGACCGTGCAAGCATGCGCATCATCGATGCCAATGAAACCGCATGCCGGGCTATCGGCTGCTCTCGCGAAGAGTTGAACTCTTACGGCCCGCAAGACTTCCTGTTGTCCGATCGTCAGACGCTGGAAAAGGATTTCGATGAACTGATTGCCACCGGTATCGGTACGGCTACCGAAAAAACGGTACGCGACAGAGACGGCAACACTTGTCTGTTTGAATTGCAGCGGCGCGCCATTATGCTCGACGACAGGTGGCTGATCGTGACGAGTGCGCGCGACATCACCCAGCGGCGCATGGCGGAAGGCGCCGCGGTGCGTCTGGGCCAGATGTATGCTGCCATCAGCGGCACCAATGATGCAATCCTGCACGCCACCACACCGGAAGACCTTTATCAGCAGGTGTGCGAAGTCGCAGTCAGGAGCGGCCAGATCGTCAGCGCGTCGGTGCTGCTGCCGGACCCTTCCTCGGAATGGGCGCGATTCGCGGCGCTGGCCGGAATCGGTCACGATAGCCTGCGCCCCCTGCAGATTTCATTCGACGAAGACAAGGTGGAAGGCCGTGGGCTGGTAGGCACTGCCTATCGTAGCGGCGAGAGCTGTGTCATCAATGATTTTCCCAATGATCCTCGCGTCAAGGTCAAGCCCTGGCGCATGGCGGCAGGCAAGGAAGGCGCGGCGGCCGGCGCCGCCATTCCGCTGCGGCGCGATGGCGAATCGATCGGCGTGCTTCTTCTGTACTCGCGCGAGAAAGATGCCTTCGACGATGATATCGTCAATCTCCTCGAGCGCATGGCGCAAAACATCGTCTTTACTCTGGAAAACTTCGACCGTGATCTGAAGCGCCGGAAAGCGGTCGATGCCTTGCGCCAGAGCGAGGAGCGCTACCGCAGCATCCTCGAAAACATGAATGACGGTTACTTCGAAGTCGACCTGAAGGGCAATTACACCGTCGTCAACGATGCGCTGTGCCGCCAGCACAATTGCACCAGGGACGAAGCCTTGCGGCTCAATTACCGCAATTTCATGAACGTTGCCACGGCGGAATACGTCTACGGCCTATACCACCGGATCTATCGCACCAGGCAGCCGGCGGAATTGACCGAGCATGCGATACAAAGGGAAGACGGCAATATCTGCATCGTCCAGACTTCGATGCAGCTGATCATCGGTACTGACGGCAGACCGGCCGGATTCCGCGGTATTTCGCGCGACGTAACCGCGCGGCGCCTGGCTGAGGAAGCGGTACGCGCCAGCGAAGAAAAATACCGGTCCATCCTCGAAAGCATAGAAGAGGCGTATTACGAGGTCGATCTCACCGGTGCGCTCATGCTGTGCAACGATGCGTTCTGCCGCATGTTTGGTTATTCGATGAGCGAAATCGCCGGCGTGAACTACCGGCGGTATCACTCGCCGCAGGATGCCGCGCATGTGTTCGCCAATTTCAACGAGGTTTTCAAGAGCGGGATCCCCAAAAAAGGGATCGACTGGCGCCTGCTGCACAGGAACGGGAAAGAGGTCATGTGCGAAGGATCGATCCACCTGATCCGCGACGCCAGCGGAGAACCGGCCGGCTTTCGCGGCATGTTGCGCGACGTGACGGACCGGCGCAGCATCGAGTCGGCGCTGCGGGCCAGCGAAGAGCGTTTCCGCGATCTGACGAAGCTGTCGTCGGATTGGTACTGGGAGCAGGACAGTCGTTACCGGTTTACGCAGATTAATGGTGATGTGTTTGGCAAGACGGGCATGGTTGCGGATGACTATCTTGGCAAAACCTTGTGGGAACTGCCCTTCGATAATGTCTCGCTCGATCAATGGATAGAGCATCAAAGCCTGCTGGCCGAAGGCATGCCTTTTCATGAACTGGTATTGTGCATACTCGGGACCGACGGCGCGAAACGTTATCTGAGCATCAGCGGCCTGCCTGTCAGGGACAAGGATGGACATGCGGCGGGATATCGCGGCACCGGCAAGGACATTACCGAAAGAAAGACAGCGGAAGAGCGTATTCGCCACCTTGCCAGCCACGATATCCTGACCGGCCTGCCGAACCGCATGATGTTCCATCAAGTCCTCGGCTATCAGATACAGCTTGCCCGGCGCTATCAGCGAAAGTTTGCACTGATGTTTATCGACCTCGATCATTTCAAGGCGATCAACGATGTGCATGGACACGATGCCGGAGATGTGGTGTTGAAGGTGACGGCCACGCGTCTGGTCGATTGCGTGCGCGACAGCGACTTTGTCGCGCGACTGGCCGGCGACGAATTCGTGGTGATCATCCAGGAACACAGGGACATGCAGCATCTGCGCGCGCTAGCGGAAAAAATGGTCGCCGCATTGCGGGCTTCGATTGTGCTAGGCGATGTGTCGTACACCGTCACCGCGAGCATAGGCGTTTCCGTGTTTCCGGATCATGGCGAGGATGAGGATGCACTCCTGAAGCGTGCCGATGTCGCCATGTATGCGGTCAAGCGCGGCAGTAAAGACAGTTTTCAGGTGAGTGCCTGA
- a CDS encoding diacylglycerol/lipid kinase family protein, which yields MASHPRQALRFHIIVNARSGRMDAQSKCATIRKILDECGRDYILHVVHDAKALRAIAKKTVDEARRDGGVVVIAGGDGSINMVAQAVLGSGCTFAVLPQGTFNYFGRTHGIPEDLEQAVRAMLMASVCPVQVGMVNNRIFLVNASLGLYPKLLEDREVYKRQLGRSRLVALWSAIVTIWRQHRNLRIRIDQDGETRDLLTQTVFVGNNRLQLEQVGIPPAAQPGDGRLAVVTLRPVGKFSLFGLLLRGAAGTLDAADSVDSFAATDMTIKPRFALSAWSKVALDGEIFWLRSPLRFKVASEPLLLLKPANAATGVADGLHYGHENIDK from the coding sequence ATGGCATCACATCCTCGGCAAGCCCTCCGATTCCATATCATCGTCAATGCCCGCTCGGGCCGAATGGACGCGCAAAGCAAGTGCGCAACCATACGCAAGATTCTGGATGAGTGCGGCCGCGATTACATCCTGCATGTGGTGCACGATGCAAAAGCCTTGCGTGCAATCGCAAAAAAAACCGTGGACGAAGCACGGCGAGACGGCGGCGTCGTGGTAATTGCCGGCGGCGATGGCAGCATCAATATGGTCGCCCAGGCGGTACTGGGCAGCGGATGCACGTTTGCGGTCCTGCCGCAAGGAACGTTCAATTACTTTGGCCGGACGCACGGTATCCCGGAAGACCTGGAGCAGGCGGTAAGGGCCATGCTGATGGCATCCGTATGCCCGGTGCAAGTCGGCATGGTCAACAACCGGATTTTCCTGGTCAATGCCAGCCTTGGCCTGTATCCAAAACTTCTGGAAGACCGCGAAGTCTACAAACGTCAGCTCGGACGCAGCCGGCTCGTCGCCTTATGGTCGGCCATCGTGACGATATGGCGCCAGCACCGTAATCTGCGCATCAGGATCGACCAGGATGGCGAGACCCGCGATCTTCTTACGCAGACTGTCTTTGTGGGCAATAATCGTCTGCAGCTGGAACAGGTGGGAATTCCTCCGGCTGCGCAGCCCGGCGACGGCCGTCTCGCGGTGGTCACCCTGCGCCCGGTCGGCAAGTTTTCCCTGTTCGGTCTGCTGTTGCGCGGCGCGGCGGGAACACTGGATGCGGCAGACAGCGTCGACAGCTTTGCTGCCACCGACATGACCATCAAGCCGAGGTTTGCCCTGTCGGCCTGGAGCAAGGTCGCGCTGGATGGCGAAATCTTCTGGCTGCGAAGCCCTCTGCGGTTCAAGGTCGCATCCGAACCGCTACTTTTGCTTAAACCTGCGAACGCCGCTACCGGTGTCGCCGATGGATTGCACTATGGCCATGAAAACATTGATAAATAA
- a CDS encoding phosphatase PAP2 family protein: MKTLINKLLEYTLRLLRGRWADLAILFAGVLFPLFLFGELAEDVLEKEAFSFDQPLLLLMNSHSTPLLDALMVFFSEAGSIRILGPCALAIAVFQFVHKLWARLVYWVLGFGGAVLINITAKLIFTRTRPDLWISIAPETSYSFPSGHAMQSMAFIAALTVLAWHERRRSLLLLAGGIFVVLVGTSRVYLGVHYPSDILAGWTASLAWCCGLAIILGNRLRQPRV; this comes from the coding sequence ATGAAAACATTGATAAATAAACTGCTCGAATACACCCTGCGCCTGCTGCGCGGCCGCTGGGCCGATCTGGCCATTCTGTTTGCCGGTGTCCTGTTCCCCTTGTTCCTGTTCGGCGAGTTGGCCGAAGATGTTCTCGAGAAGGAGGCATTTTCTTTTGACCAGCCGCTCCTGCTACTGATGAATAGCCATTCGACGCCCCTGCTGGATGCGCTGATGGTGTTTTTTTCAGAGGCAGGCTCGATTCGTATCCTCGGCCCATGTGCGCTGGCGATCGCAGTCTTCCAGTTCGTGCATAAGCTGTGGGCCCGACTCGTGTACTGGGTGCTCGGCTTCGGCGGTGCAGTGCTGATCAATATCACGGCGAAACTGATCTTTACGCGTACACGGCCCGATCTCTGGATTTCTATTGCCCCTGAGACTTCGTACAGTTTCCCGAGCGGTCACGCGATGCAGTCGATGGCATTCATCGCGGCCTTGACCGTGCTGGCGTGGCATGAACGCCGGCGTTCGCTTTTGCTGCTTGCCGGCGGCATATTCGTGGTGCTCGTCGGCACCTCGCGCGTCTACCTCGGCGTGCATTATCCGTCTGACATACTTGCCGGGTGGACGGCCTCGCTGGCCTGGTGCTGCGGCCTTGCTATTATTCTGGGCAACCGACTCCGTCAACCGCGGGTGTGA
- a CDS encoding SDR family oxidoreductase, translated as MDFSNQTVVVTGGTGALGIAVVNTLLDAGARCVVPYINDAEAKALAQHERLQLVRCDLSDEAQVAALYSGITDLSASIHIAGGFAFAPIAESDKEVLMRMVNMNLVSTYLCCREAVRAFGERQGRIVNVASRQALEPRAGKYMTAYTASKAAVAALTQALAAEVAPRILVSAVAPSIIDTPANRTAMPDADYTQWPKPAEIASGIVFLASGANQLASGAIVPIYGAA; from the coding sequence ATGGACTTTTCCAATCAGACAGTTGTGGTGACCGGCGGTACCGGCGCACTCGGCATTGCTGTCGTCAATACCCTGCTGGACGCAGGGGCGCGTTGCGTCGTCCCGTACATTAACGACGCCGAAGCAAAAGCGCTCGCGCAACATGAACGCTTGCAACTGGTCCGCTGCGATCTGTCCGACGAAGCCCAGGTCGCAGCGCTGTATTCGGGCATTACCGATTTGTCGGCGTCGATTCATATCGCCGGCGGCTTTGCCTTTGCGCCGATTGCCGAGTCGGACAAGGAAGTGCTGATGCGGATGGTGAACATGAATCTGGTCAGTACCTATCTCTGTTGCCGCGAAGCGGTGCGTGCATTCGGCGAGCGGCAAGGGCGAATCGTCAATGTCGCGTCGCGCCAGGCGCTGGAACCGAGGGCCGGCAAGTACATGACCGCCTACACCGCCAGCAAGGCTGCAGTCGCCGCGCTTACTCAAGCCCTGGCGGCCGAAGTCGCACCGCGCATTCTGGTCAGCGCGGTGGCGCCATCCATCATCGATACGCCCGCCAACCGGACTGCGATGCCGGATGCCGATTACACGCAGTGGCCCAAACCTGCTGAAATTGCCTCAGGCATCGTGTTCCTGGCATCCGGTGCCAACCAGCTTGCAAGCGGCGCCATCGTCCCGATTTACGGAGCGGCCTGA
- a CDS encoding NYN domain-containing protein: MAASQDYVSMALFCDFENVALGVRDAKYEKFDIKPVLERLLLKGSIVVKKAYCDWDRYKGFKATMHEANFELIEIPHVRQSGKNSADIRLVVDALDLCYTKSHVNTFVIISGDSDFSPLVSKLRENAKHVIGVGIKQSTSDLLIANCDEFIFYDDLVRESRRAAAKRDSRTVQPAARRSPDEEQRRKEELEQRKTKAIDMAVETFDALVSERGDSGKIWASVLKEAIKRRKPDFSESYYGFRTFGNLLEEAQSRGLLEFGRDEKSGAYVYRGNGGVLNAEPAVEALPAPTVLETAAGDSMAEVAEISNTPTVSVDAPTTVGGKPESRRRGRGGRKPAEKKAEVVSEQARETAPTVAEAAVMPPAAEDVTPPPEPSDAPRKTARKSTPRGRRPRKADTSAGGE; the protein is encoded by the coding sequence ATGGCAGCATCCCAAGACTATGTCAGCATGGCCCTGTTTTGCGACTTTGAAAACGTCGCACTCGGCGTACGCGATGCAAAATACGAAAAATTCGATATCAAGCCCGTGCTCGAACGCCTGCTGCTCAAGGGCAGCATCGTCGTCAAGAAAGCCTATTGCGACTGGGACCGTTACAAGGGCTTCAAGGCCACCATGCATGAGGCGAATTTCGAGTTGATCGAAATTCCGCATGTGCGTCAATCGGGCAAGAACTCGGCCGACATACGGCTGGTCGTCGATGCACTCGATCTCTGCTACACCAAGTCCCACGTCAATACCTTTGTGATCATCAGCGGCGACTCTGACTTTTCACCGCTGGTATCGAAGCTGCGCGAAAACGCAAAACATGTAATCGGAGTAGGCATCAAGCAGTCGACCTCGGACTTGCTGATCGCGAATTGCGACGAGTTCATTTTCTATGACGATCTGGTGCGCGAAAGCCGGCGTGCAGCTGCCAAGCGCGATTCGCGTACGGTGCAGCCTGCGGCCAGGCGTTCACCGGACGAAGAGCAGCGTCGCAAGGAAGAACTCGAGCAGCGCAAAACCAAGGCCATCGACATGGCGGTGGAAACTTTCGACGCCCTGGTGTCGGAGCGAGGCGACAGCGGCAAGATCTGGGCATCGGTATTGAAGGAAGCAATCAAACGCCGCAAGCCCGATTTCAGCGAGTCTTATTACGGTTTCCGGACGTTCGGTAACTTGCTCGAAGAAGCGCAGAGTCGTGGTCTGCTCGAGTTTGGCCGCGATGAAAAATCAGGCGCCTATGTCTATCGCGGCAACGGCGGCGTGCTGAATGCAGAACCAGCCGTTGAAGCCTTGCCTGCACCGACTGTGCTGGAGACTGCCGCCGGGGACAGCATGGCTGAAGTCGCCGAAATCTCCAATACGCCCACTGTATCTGTTGATGCACCAACTACGGTTGGCGGCAAGCCTGAATCGCGGCGGCGGGGACGGGGAGGACGCAAGCCTGCGGAGAAAAAAGCCGAGGTCGTGTCGGAGCAGGCACGGGAGACCGCGCCGACGGTTGCTGAGGCTGCTGTCATGCCGCCAGCGGCGGAAGATGTTACGCCTCCACCGGAACCCTCGGATGCTCCACGCAAAACTGCACGAAAGTCAACGCCACGCGGACGGCGTCCTCGCAAGGCGGATACAAGCGCTGGCGGCGAGTAG
- a CDS encoding restriction endonuclease: MKLKMAERSLFAILLRSPWWISFAIAIVLGLIASVLLPRQYAALGPSAGFPFFVIGVIAAWKQWQAPSATRIARARQVFSDMAWRDFSGVLEQAYMRKGFTVTHYAGKGADLEILGPNGKSLVSGKRWKAASTGVEPLKELAAAADTASARAIYITLGELTDNARSFANKKNIAVLRDSDLAEFLPK, encoded by the coding sequence ATGAAACTCAAAATGGCAGAAAGATCCCTGTTTGCCATCCTGCTCCGCTCGCCGTGGTGGATCAGTTTTGCAATCGCCATTGTGCTTGGACTGATCGCGAGCGTGTTACTTCCGCGGCAGTACGCTGCGCTCGGCCCGTCTGCCGGGTTTCCTTTCTTCGTGATCGGTGTGATCGCGGCCTGGAAGCAATGGCAGGCCCCGAGCGCGACGCGCATCGCTCGTGCCAGACAGGTATTTTCCGACATGGCCTGGCGCGATTTTTCCGGCGTGCTTGAACAGGCTTATATGCGCAAGGGATTTACCGTTACTCATTACGCCGGCAAGGGCGCCGACCTCGAAATTCTTGGGCCGAACGGTAAATCGCTCGTCAGCGGCAAACGCTGGAAGGCTGCCAGCACTGGCGTCGAGCCGCTGAAAGAACTGGCGGCAGCGGCAGATACCGCGTCGGCGCGCGCGATTTACATCACGCTTGGCGAACTGACCGACAATGCCCGTTCGTTTGCAAACAAAAAAAACATTGCCGTGCTGCGCGATAGCGACCTGGCGGAATTTCTGCCGAAATAG